A single window of Paenibacillus sp. SYP-B4298 DNA harbors:
- a CDS encoding glutaredoxin family protein: MSSAKKVVVWSKTGCHYCAEVKTLLDSKQIAYENISVDGNDGLRDVLQVKYGVRHVPVVEVELAGERRYVGWTDLELSHLEELLQV; this comes from the coding sequence ATGTCATCAGCTAAAAAAGTGGTCGTGTGGAGCAAAACAGGCTGTCATTATTGCGCAGAGGTAAAGACCCTGCTAGATAGCAAGCAAATTGCGTATGAAAACATAAGTGTGGATGGTAACGATGGTTTAAGAGATGTGCTGCAGGTGAAGTACGGGGTGCGCCACGTACCCGTCGTGGAGGTCGAGCTTGCTGGAGAACGTCGTTATGTCGGCTGGACGGATCTGGAGTTGAGCCATCTGGAGGAGCTGCTGCAAGTGTAA
- a CDS encoding amidohydrolase — MGKGKRVEGDRAWEDRLIAIRRQLHQYPELSNEEYATTQAIRRWLEEAGIRILPYALRTGLIAEVGGRGSGPVVALRADIDALPIQEESGLPYASAHPGKMHACGHDYHTAALLGAAFALKEREAELAGAVRLIFQPAEEKATGAQQVIASGALVGVSAIFGLHNKPDLPVGTVGIKSGPLMAAADGFAIEVDGIGSHAAVPDAALDPIVTAAHIVTALQSVISRNVSPLDSAVISVTRIHSGTSWNVIPDKAVMDGTLRTFDERVRTRVRRRLEEVVGGVAAAYGTTASVRWIQGPPAVHNDTELAELGREAAKRSGLEVVEPPPYTAGEDFAYYQREVPGLFVFLGTAGTQEWHHPAFTLDERALAPSAAYLAQLAGDALDQLAAGQTSIAARS; from the coding sequence ATGGGAAAAGGAAAGCGGGTAGAGGGTGACCGGGCATGGGAGGACAGATTGATCGCCATCAGGCGGCAGTTGCATCAGTATCCAGAGCTGTCGAATGAAGAATATGCAACAACGCAAGCCATCCGCCGTTGGCTGGAGGAAGCTGGTATCCGTATCTTGCCCTATGCGCTTCGCACAGGCTTGATAGCGGAGGTGGGTGGACGAGGGTCAGGCCCTGTAGTTGCGCTGCGCGCTGACATCGACGCCTTGCCGATCCAGGAGGAGAGCGGGCTGCCTTACGCCTCTGCCCATCCTGGCAAGATGCATGCTTGCGGTCATGACTATCATACCGCCGCATTGCTGGGAGCGGCCTTCGCGCTCAAGGAGCGGGAGGCGGAGCTGGCTGGGGCGGTGCGCCTGATCTTTCAGCCGGCGGAAGAGAAGGCGACCGGAGCGCAGCAGGTTATAGCCAGCGGTGCGCTGGTGGGGGTGAGCGCCATCTTCGGCTTGCATAACAAGCCAGATCTGCCTGTCGGAACAGTGGGCATCAAGTCCGGGCCGCTTATGGCCGCAGCCGACGGCTTCGCCATCGAAGTAGACGGCATCGGCTCACATGCGGCGGTACCAGATGCAGCGCTTGACCCGATCGTGACCGCAGCCCATATCGTGACGGCATTGCAATCGGTTATCAGTCGGAATGTCAGCCCGCTGGATAGCGCCGTCATCAGCGTGACGCGAATTCATAGCGGCACCTCGTGGAATGTCATTCCCGACAAGGCGGTAATGGATGGAACCTTGCGCACCTTCGATGAGCGGGTGCGCACACGGGTCCGCAGACGACTGGAGGAGGTTGTCGGCGGGGTAGCAGCAGCGTATGGCACAACAGCTAGCGTAAGATGGATTCAAGGCCCGCCGGCGGTGCATAACGATACGGAGCTTGCAGAGCTGGGTCGGGAAGCGGCGAAGCGCAGCGGGCTGGAGGTGGTCGAGCCGCCGCCTTACACGGCAGGCGAAGACTTTGCCTACTATCAGCGCGAAGTGCCCGGCTTGTTCGTCTTCCTCGGCACAGCGGGAACCCAGGAGTGGCATCATCCGGCCTTCACGCTTGATGAGCGGGCACTCGCGCCCAGCGCAGCCTATCTGGCGCAGCTAGCGGGTGATGCGCTGGATCAGCTTGCTGCCGGGCAGACCTCGATAGCTGCCCGCAGTTGA
- a CDS encoding LLM class flavin-dependent oxidoreductase: MALKLSILDQSPIYEGETAEDALHHTVRLAQLAEELGYHRFWVSEHHDSDYVAGSSPEVLIAYLLAHTKHIRIGSGGVMLQHYSPYKVAENFNLLSALAPGRVDLGIGRAPGGLPRSTRALQHGIAEPQELPAKLRELQQYVDNKLAAEHPLYGLRATPLPAQPPKVYVLGTSTGSAEIAAESGYPYVFSQFINNDPEAARQAFEVYRDRFIPARGNEPTSILAVSAIIADTDEEAAELSTQHKLVKIHLQSGKTLTVANIEHAQEYGKQSNEPFTIEEQVPEIIKGSKETVRSRLLELQQTYGVEEIIITTALKSFASRVHSYKLLKEAFREAASSAN; the protein is encoded by the coding sequence ATGGCGCTTAAACTCAGTATTTTGGATCAGAGTCCAATCTATGAAGGGGAGACGGCAGAGGACGCGCTGCACCACACGGTACGGCTTGCCCAACTGGCGGAGGAGCTTGGCTATCACCGCTTCTGGGTATCGGAGCATCATGATTCTGATTATGTGGCAGGCTCGTCGCCAGAGGTGCTGATTGCTTACCTGTTAGCCCATACGAAGCATATCCGTATCGGCTCCGGGGGCGTTATGCTCCAGCATTACAGTCCATACAAGGTGGCGGAAAACTTCAATCTGCTCTCAGCACTCGCTCCGGGACGTGTCGATCTGGGCATCGGGAGAGCGCCTGGAGGCCTGCCCCGCTCGACAAGAGCGCTCCAGCATGGCATAGCGGAGCCGCAGGAGCTGCCTGCGAAGCTGCGGGAGCTGCAACAGTATGTGGACAATAAGCTGGCGGCGGAGCATCCGCTGTATGGACTGCGGGCGACGCCGCTGCCTGCGCAGCCGCCCAAGGTGTATGTGCTGGGGACGAGTACAGGCAGCGCAGAGATTGCTGCTGAGTCAGGCTACCCCTATGTGTTCTCCCAGTTCATCAACAATGATCCTGAGGCCGCCCGTCAGGCATTTGAGGTGTATCGTGATAGATTCATCCCGGCTCGGGGCAACGAGCCAACTTCAATATTGGCGGTCTCGGCTATTATAGCCGACACAGATGAGGAAGCTGCCGAGCTGTCCACCCAGCATAAGCTGGTCAAGATTCATCTGCAGAGCGGCAAGACGCTGACAGTGGCGAATATCGAGCATGCGCAGGAGTACGGCAAGCAGAGCAATGAGCCGTTCACGATTGAGGAGCAGGTGCCAGAGATTATCAAGGGCTCGAAGGAGACGGTGCGGAGCCGGCTGCTGGAGCTGCAGCAGACATACGGTGTTGAGGAGATCATCATCACGACCGCGCTCAAAAGCTTCGCAAGCCGCGTCCACTCCTACAAGCTGTTGAAGGAAGCGTTCAGGGAGGCAGCCAGCAGCGCGAATTAG
- a CDS encoding GNAT family N-acetyltransferase, whose product MGQGNIRVREVQPEEIAQVLEVVLRAYEQYEQELPGQLLEQYRASIQASIIENQPHPPHAHLVAEQDGRIIGSVQLFLSSEEAYGRAELGIESPIIRLLSVSPEARGRGVATLLIQESVQRAIGLRASSLYLHTSDMMQSAVKLYERLGFERAYDKEFHNGHVLVKSYRLRLSHHFQQKQAQ is encoded by the coding sequence TTGGGGCAGGGGAATATTCGAGTACGAGAGGTGCAGCCTGAGGAGATCGCGCAGGTGCTGGAGGTCGTGCTGCGCGCATACGAGCAATATGAGCAGGAGCTGCCGGGGCAGCTCTTGGAGCAGTATCGGGCTTCAATCCAAGCTTCCATTATAGAGAACCAGCCGCATCCGCCACATGCGCATCTGGTCGCGGAGCAGGACGGGCGGATTATTGGCAGTGTCCAGTTGTTCCTCTCCTCGGAGGAGGCCTATGGCCGAGCCGAGCTGGGGATTGAGAGCCCGATTATTCGGCTGCTCTCCGTGTCGCCTGAAGCACGAGGCAGAGGAGTGGCGACCTTGCTCATTCAGGAGAGTGTCCAGCGGGCCATCGGCCTGAGAGCCTCCTCCCTGTATCTGCATACATCCGATATGATGCAATCGGCGGTGAAGCTATATGAACGTCTCGGCTTTGAACGAGCCTATGACAAGGAATTCCACAATGGTCATGTGCTGGTCAAAAGCTACCGGCTGCGACTTAGCCATCATTTCCAGCAAAAACAGGCGCAATAA
- a CDS encoding LLM class flavin-dependent oxidoreductase, translating into MAQRKQLKLGVIIQGVGGNMSAWRHPEAVADASVNIDYVKHQAQTAEEGKFDLVFIADGLYINEKSLPHFLNRFEPITVLSAVAAVTSRIGLVGTLSTSYSEPFTVARQFASLDHISRGRAGWNVVTSPLEGSARNYGRKPHPAHSERYRIAKEYLDVVRGLWDSWEDDAFVRDKQTGQFFDPGRLHRLDHEGEYFSVQGPLNIARSRQGHPVVFQAGSSDAGRTLAAQSADAVFTGQETLEQAQAFYQDVKSRAAAYGRSPEEIVIMPGISVIIGETEEEAERKYEEVASLVTIENALDYLGRFFEHHDFSQYPLDEPFPELGDLGSNSFRSTTDKIKQEAREEGLTLRQVALRSVTPRSGFIGTPEKIGDQLQQWYEEQGADGFIIHPGTPNGLQDFVRLVVPILQARGIYRSEYEAETLRENLGLSIPENRYTTIRRQEHVIS; encoded by the coding sequence ATGGCACAGCGTAAACAGTTGAAGCTCGGCGTGATTATTCAAGGGGTCGGGGGCAATATGTCGGCATGGAGGCATCCTGAGGCTGTCGCTGATGCCAGTGTGAACATCGATTACGTGAAGCATCAAGCGCAGACGGCCGAGGAGGGCAAGTTCGATCTGGTGTTTATCGCGGATGGCTTATACATTAACGAAAAGTCGCTTCCGCACTTTCTGAACCGCTTTGAGCCGATCACCGTTCTGTCTGCTGTTGCTGCCGTGACGTCTCGCATCGGGCTGGTCGGTACGCTGTCTACCTCCTATAGCGAGCCATTTACAGTAGCCCGACAATTTGCCTCGCTCGATCATATCAGCAGAGGTCGCGCCGGCTGGAATGTCGTTACCTCTCCGCTCGAGGGCTCAGCCAGGAACTACGGTCGCAAGCCGCATCCTGCTCATTCAGAGCGCTACAGGATTGCCAAGGAGTATCTGGATGTCGTTCGAGGACTGTGGGACTCCTGGGAGGATGATGCGTTTGTGCGCGACAAGCAGACCGGACAATTCTTCGATCCGGGCAGACTGCATCGGCTAGACCATGAGGGCGAATATTTCTCTGTACAGGGACCACTCAATATTGCACGCTCCAGGCAGGGGCATCCTGTGGTCTTCCAGGCGGGTTCCTCGGATGCCGGGCGCACGCTGGCGGCTCAGTCGGCGGATGCGGTATTTACCGGGCAAGAGACACTGGAGCAGGCTCAGGCATTCTACCAGGATGTCAAGAGCCGGGCTGCAGCTTATGGCCGCTCTCCGGAGGAGATCGTCATCATGCCAGGCATCAGCGTCATCATCGGAGAGACGGAGGAGGAGGCGGAGCGCAAATATGAAGAGGTGGCCAGTCTGGTGACGATCGAGAATGCGCTGGACTATCTGGGGCGATTTTTCGAGCATCATGACTTCTCGCAATATCCGCTTGATGAGCCGTTCCCGGAGCTCGGCGATCTCGGCAGCAACAGCTTCCGCAGCACGACAGACAAGATCAAGCAGGAGGCCAGAGAAGAAGGCCTTACACTCCGTCAGGTTGCCTTGCGCTCGGTCACGCCACGAAGCGGGTTTATCGGCACGCCGGAGAAGATCGGGGATCAGCTCCAGCAATGGTACGAGGAGCAGGGGGCAGATGGCTTCATTATTCATCCCGGCACACCCAATGGACTGCAGGACTTTGTACGTCTGGTGGTACCGATATTGCAGGCGCGTGGTATCTACCGCAGCGAGTATGAGGCGGAGACATTAAGGGAGAATCTGGGGCTGTCCATCCCGGAAAATCGTTATACTACAATCAGGAGGCAGGAACATGTCATCAGCTAA